TGAGAGTGTATTGGACATCAACAATAAACCAAGAGGAATTAAGTGAAAGCAAGTGATATAATCACATTGAGTGGCAAAATCTAAGCAGCACAAAATTATATAGTCTAGCTATCGTTCGACAATACCGTCACAGTGGAAGAATGGACTAATAGTAAATTACCCatagaaaagaaaacatttggAGTTTCATCAACTGAGAATTTATGTACTGTAACTGAAGAAATTATCAATAATCAGTAAAATATTCAGCTGCAATATGAGCCCAACAAAGCAGGCAACGGACCAAAGCAATCGGTGGATCCAGCTTGAGCGATGATGTAGAATAAGAGACTGAAGTACAACAAGGGTATTTTCTTAAGACAAACATTTGAAGAAAACTACCAAGGAAAAAACAAGAGCAAAAGGCTCTTGGATGTATGACATAGATGCTAGAGCACCAAGGTTACGACATTACATAGATGTTACATTGGCCATTGCAACATCTAAAACAAagactttttgtaattttgtggGAAAATGTGCAAACTGAAATGAAAGCAAACCAAAGTTTCTAATGATAAACTATCAGAGGTGCTATCTAAAGGGTTAATCTTAGGAAGAAGTGCAAGTTCGCTTTGAAAAAGTCAGTGGCGTCTCTGCATCATTGACACAACATAGAATCCAAACAAAATcagcaataaataaaaaaatattacaaagcCACGTCATGTAAAATTGACATCATCAGACAAAAAGATTGACATTCAGAAAACCTGGAGAAAGTCGGTCCAGATGGTTTCTCAAAGTCATCAAAGGTGCATGTACTAGTATTCCGTTCGGGCACATTGGATCCAAGTATTACAAATAAAACTTCTGGTTTACGGGTCATAGTAGACGGGAACATTGCTACGGGTTCACCCATCATCTGAAGTGACAAATAAATCTTCCTTTTCACTTTGGAGACCAATGTATATGCAAATGCCATCAAGCCTAAAACTATGCAAACCGAAGCGCTTGAAAATCTCAAAACGTTTCTTAATGTGATATTGGTATCCATATTTCTCATTGTGACCTTAATAATCTAGTTTCTTACATAATCTATTTTCACTATCACCATTGTTCATAAAATGCTTGTTTCTTATTCTGACATTGATAACCTGGTTTCTAACTTTAATCTTTGTACCTTCATTTTAAGTTGCGTCTAGTATCACAgtttttaaatgtaatttttgtattcTGGATACTTAGAATGTAAGGTGAAATATTTTTACCTGCGACTCCAATATAATGATCATAAACGGCAATTGATTTGGGATGTTATCTTTCCTATTCCCACtaactgactttcttcttcctaacgtctcacTCGACACCGTCTCACCTTTAGCCATGACTTGAACGCGTTCTGTCCAATGACCGAAACACGCCATATTCTCTAAATTCCAATTGGTAGTCGCTGCttctgtttgtttatttgttgtaGTTTAACGTCCCATCAACAGCCAGGTTCATTCAATGACGTACCAAGTTTGatagtggaggaaagctggagtagcCGGAGATAAACCACCGCCCAgatgtcagtacctggcaaatgccCCACATTGGATTCGATCTCACGTCCCAGAGGCGGAAGGTTTTTTGGTAATATGTGGGGACACCTTAACTACTCGATGTCCCGGCACATTACCACCTATTATATGagcatacagacattcacacactaAATCACATTGTACACATAGGAGATAATCCTCATATGACAGTGATTGTTGATATTGCAGCAATCTAATCAACCAACATACAAAAGTCTCTGAGACTATTATCATCATGGCTTCTGACTTCGGTATCCTGGTTTATGAGATCTTGTTACTCTGTCCTCTGTAACCTTGTTATATTGTAATCTCTGTGATCTGGACGTCTCGGTGACCTTGGAATCCTGGTCTTGTGACCTTAGTATCCATGTTATATGTTACCTTGTTATCCTAGTATATGTGACCTTGATGTACTGGTATATGTGACCTTGCTATCCTGGTCTCTGTGACCTTGGTATCTTGGTAACTATGACCTTGGTAACTTGGTATCTATTACCATTGTATCCTTGTTTATGTGAAATTAGCATTTTGGTGTCTGTGACCTTGGTATCCTGGTTATATGTGACCTTAATATCCTGGTTGCATGTGTCCTTGGCATCCTAATCTCTGTAACCTTGGTATCTTGGTTTGTGTGATCTTGGTATCCTGGtatatgtgaccttgatatTCTGGCTATATGTGACGTTGATATCCTGATTATATGTGGCCTTGATATTCTGGTtatatgtgaccttgatatcctggttatatgtgGCTTTGATATCCCGGTTATATGTGGCcttgatatcctggttatatgtgaccttgatatcctggttatatgtgGCTTTGATATCCTGGTCATATGTGGCCTTGATATCCTGGTTAATATGGATGTGGCCTTGATATGTGACTGGTTATATGATTATATGTGGACcttgatatcctggttatatgtgctttgatatcctggttatatgtgaccttgatatcctggttatatgtggactttgatatcctggttatatgtgGCCTTGATATCAACTGGTtatatgtgaccttgatatcctggttatatgtgGCTTTGATATCCTGTATATGTTACCTTGATATCCTTGTTATATGTGGCcttgatatcctggttatatgtgaccttgatatcctgttatatttggctttgatatcctggttatatgtaactttgatatcctggttatatgtggccttgatatcctggttatatgtgATATCCTGGTATATGTGActtgatatcctggttatatgtgactttgatatcctggttatatgtggccttgatatcctggttatatgtggccttgatatcctggttatatgtgGACCTTGATATCCTGGTATATGTGACTTTGATATCCGGGTTATATGTGGTTATAATCCTGGTTGGACTttgatatcctggttatatgtgGCCTGATATCCTGCTTTGTtatatgtgaccttgatatcctggttatatgtggctttgatatcctggttatatgtggccttgatatcctggttatatgtgaccttgatatcctggttatatgtggccttgatatcctggttatatgtggccttgatatcctggttatatgtgaccttgatatcctggttatatgtggctttgatatcctggttatatgtggccttgatatcctggttatatgtgaccttgatatcctggttatatgtggctttgatatcctggttatatgtggccttgatatcctggttatatgtgaccttgatatcctggttatatgtggctttgatatcctggttatatgtgaccttgatatcctggttatatgtgaccttgatatcctggttatatgtggccttgatatcctggttatatgtgaccttgatatcctggttatatgtgaccttgatatcctggttatatgttgctttgatatcctggttatatgtgaccttgatatcctggttatatgtggctttgatatcctggttatatgtggccttgatatcctggttatatgtggccttgatatcctggttatatgtggctttgatatcctggttatatgtggccttgatatcctggttatatgtggccttgatatcctggttatatgtggctttgatatcctggttatatgtggctttgatatcctggttatatgtggctttgatatcctggttatatgtgCTTTGATATCTGGTTATATGTGGcttgatatcctggttatatgtggccttgatatcctggttatatgtgaccttgatatcctggttatatgtggctttgatatcctggttatatgtggccttgatatcctggttatatgtggccttgatatcctggttatatgtgaccttgatatcctggttatatgtgaccttgatatcctggttatatgtggctttgatatcctggttatatgtgaccttgatatcctggttatatgtggccttgatatcctggttatatgtgaccttgatatcctggttatatgtgaccttgatatcctggttatatgtggccttgatatcctggttatatgtgacttgatatcctggttatatgtggctttgatatcctggttatatgtgaccttgatatcctggttatatgtgGCTTTGATATCCCGGTTATATGTGGCcttgatatcctggttatatgtgaccttgatatcctggttatatgtggctttgatatcctggttatatgtgaccttgatatcctggttatatgtggctttgatatcctggttatatgtgaccttgatatcctggttatatgtggctttgatatcctggttatatgtgaccttgatatcctggttatatgtgctttgatatcctggttatatgtggctttgatatcctggttatatgtggccttgatatcctggttatatATGTGGCTTTGACTatatcctggttatatgtggctttgatatcctggttatatgtgaccttgatatcctggttatatgtgaccttgatatcctggttatatgtgTACTTGATATCCTGTTTatatcctggttatatgtgacttgatatcctggttatatgtggccttgatatcctggttatatgtgaccttgatatcctggttatatgtgacttttgatatcctggttatatgtgaccttgatatCCTGGTGTTATATGTGGcttgatatcctggttatatgtggccttgatatcctggttatatgtggccttgatatcctggttatatgtggccttgatatcctggttatatgtgACTTGATATCCGTTATATGTGGCcttgatatcctggttatatgtggccttgatatcctggttatatgtggccttgatatcctggttatatgtgaccttgatatcctggttatatgtggccttgatatcctggttatatgtggccttgatatcctggttatatgtgatttgatatcctggttatatgtggccttgatatcctggttatatgtggccttgatatcctggttatatgtgCTTGATACCTGAtatctgtgttatatgtgaccttgatatcctggttatatgtgaccttgatatatcctggttatatgtggctttgatatcctggttatatgtgaccttgatatcctggttatatgtggctttgatatcctggttatatgtgaccttgatatcctggttatatgtgaccttgatatcctggttatatgtggctttgatatcctggttatatgtgccttgatatcctggttatatgtgaccttgatatcctggttatatgtggctttgatatcctggttatatgtgaccttgatatcctggttatatgtggctttgatatcctggttatatgtgaccttgatatcctggttatatTTGATATCCTGTTATTGActtgatatcctggttatatgtggctttgatatcctggttatatgtggctttgatatcctggttatatgtgaccttgatatcctggttatatgtggctttgatatcctggttatatgtgaccttgatatcctggttatatgtggccttgatatcctggttatatgtggccttgatatcctggttatatgtgaccttgatatCCTGTTATATGTGGCCTTGATATCCTGTTATATTGTGCCTTGATATCCTTGTTATATGTGGCTttgatatcctggttatatgtgaccttgatatcctggttatatgtggctttgatatcctggttatatgtgaccttgatatcctggttatatgtgGCCTTGATATCCTGTTTATATGTGGCCCtgatatcctggttatatgtgaccttgatatCCTAGTTATATGTGGCCTTGATATCCTAGTTATATGTGGCcttgatatcctggttatatgtgactttgatatcctggttatatgtgaccttgatatCCTAGTTATATGTGGCcttgatatcctggttatatgtggccttgatatcctggttatatgtgaccttgatatCCTAGTTATATGTGGCCTTGATATCCTGGTTATGTGTGACCTTGATATCCTGGTTATGTGGCCTTAATATCCTAGTTAATGTGGTTttgatatcctggttatatgtgGCCTTGATATCCTAGTTATATGTGGCCTTGATATCCTAGTtatatgtgaccttgatatcctggttatatgtggctttgatatcctggttatatgtgaccttgatatcctggttatatgtgaccttgatatcctggttatatgtgaccttgatatTCTGGTATCCTTGACTTTGATATCCTTCTCACTGTGACCTTGGTATCCTGGATATATGTGTGACATGACCTTGGTATTCTGGTTTTACGCGACCTTGCTATCCTGGTTATTTGTAACATTGATAGCTTAGTTATATGTGACTtttagtcaaggtcatatgtgACATAGACATCCTGGTTGTATGAGACCTTGGCATCCAAGTATCTGTGACCTTGGTATCCCGGTATATGTGACCTTGGTATCCTGGTTATATGGGAATTGATTTCTTGGTCATAAGTGACCTTGGCTTCCTGGTATGTGTGACCTTAGTATTCTGGCtatatgtgaccttgatatcctggttatatgtgACTTTGGTATCCTTGTATCTGTGATCTTGATATCCTACTCCTTCTGACCTTGGTATCCTAGAAATATGTGACCTTGGTATAATTGTATCTGTGACCTTGATATCTTATTATGTGACCTTGTTATCCTGGTTATATGAGACCTTGATATCCTGGTTACATGCGACCTTGGTACCTGGTTATATATGACCTTGACATCCTTGTCTCTATGACCTTTGTATCCTGGTATCTATGGCCTTTCAATCTTGGTCTAAGTGACAGATGTATCCTAGTTGTGTGTTCTTTTGTATCCTTGTCTCTGTGTCATTGGTATTCCGGTTTCTGTAACCTTTATATCCAGGTGACTATAACCTTAGTATCCTGGTCCtagttatatttcatgttcCTGACTCAAATTAAAGTCCTTGATCTGTATATAATGATGCCAGGTAACTTGTATGAATCTACAGAATAATCTGACTTTATCAACACACCAGAAATGTCAACGTTGATATTCTTTATCATAAGAGCTATTATTGTACTCCATGTATAGGGTCAGAGGTCAGTATAGTCATTTTAAAGGGTCAGAGTTCCATGTACTCATCTTTATAGGGTCAGAGGTCAGTGTAGTGATCTTTTCATTGTACATAACTCTTTTACAGATGAAGAACTTCTGAAAGGTCATCTTTGGTAATCTGTTTGTACACACCTGTACCACTAATGCCACTACTATTAAGCATTGTTTATGAAGTTTCTTTTCTGTAGATCATAATCAAAAACATCTTGATTCAGAAAATGATAAACGACAACATAACACCATGATACGCCATAACAAACTGGTAGCAAAACACAAGAGATAATTCAacaagcaatttttttttttaatttattttttgcaaaatttaggTGTACAACTTTTTGAGACAGACTCTTCTtccatttttacaatttataataATACATCTCTATAGgcacacacaaacaaaacatcCATACTATGTAAAACAGAACCTCTGTAGGTCTATTGTACTCTGGAATTCTAAGTGTTCAGACACTACACACGTGCAAAGGTACAGTCGTGCATTAAACGTATTCTAGCCACACCATTGGTTGTTGCCATGACAACCACAGACCACTCAGAAACTAGTAATTTAGATATTCTAATTTAGAGGACAAAGCCATTGTGACAGATTCATGGATTGATTAACAAggagacaaaaataataaaaaataaatatcataaacacatacttacaaaaaaatcatatgattGTACGACGGCAATAATAGGCAGTGATTGGTAAAGACTGAATTTAGTTAAATAACATGTGCAAAATGACATATTCATAGACTTACTTAAAATTTGGATTATAGATGTATTATTTCCAAATggatgaaataaataaaaaaaacaaacaacagaaCTGGATTTCAATTTAGCTTGGCAAAAattttcaataacaataattgtaaaaatcattacaaaatttGTAAAGTAGATCTGGATTCCGTTAAAGCTTTAAAcgggtggtttttttttcaagacaGTTTCCAATAGGCTATAAAAATGCCCTATAAAGACAGATTCAACATTAATACCAGAATCTGTGGTCATTCATGCAAGCACATTCTTCAAATGTTTGTCACTGGAGCAGGCTAGCATATACAAATCAAAGTCATGAGTATTATCTCTTTATCTTCTTTTGTAGAAAGTTTTcttttgtgtgtgtatatatatatatttttatcatgaagCGAAATCCTAAAGTTAAAAATGAGATTCAAATACAAAAAGCAGAGGCGATGTATTAAAAAAGAAATCCATAAACACTCCATTATCATTTTCTCAATATTCTGCATGAATTAAATTGTTATAATATGGAATATTATCTTTGAAATCTTGGAATCAATAAGTTGAagtaatttctaaatttgataaatattacgTATTCACGAGCAAGCCAGAATTAGACACGCACAAATTGTTTCAGAAATAAAGCACCATagcaaatttaaaatataataaaatctaTGTATAAATTCATGACAACAGCACTTGATAACAATTCCCTCAActcaaaaggaaaaaaaaaatcaaaatatgatgaACTTTTTAAAGTTTCCTTCAATAAGTGGGACCATAAGGAATTCTtagttcaaaataaaattctcCCAGATTACATAATAGATTTAGAATCTGTGGAGCAAACGAAGCCAGCTGTATACACTACAGCATGTGAGTACACCAAAATCATCGTGAAATAGTGGTTATATACACATGTCAAATTctatacatatttcaaattgGTTGGTCCCTCATTTCATAGGACAAAAAAGCAACAAGttcaattatatacatataaattaacATAATTTGTACACATGGCAGGAAACTTATAAATCACAGCTGTTCCGGGAAGTATGGCAGCttatagaaaatatttacaaacatacatgtatatcttaatTTGGTTGCATCAATTCTAAACCTTGAATGCACAACAAAACAGATGAGAGTTTAGCATTTTTACCTGTAGTGTCCATATCATATCTGATACAATAAAAGTTATCGAAAACAGATATCAAATCTTATTGTTGTTGGgttatttttaaatatgcatCTTCTGGACTTTTACAGGTAGAATGGAACTCTAGAGAGTAACAAAAAGGGAGGTAAACCTAATGTAAAGTTTACTCCAACATATTCACTTTGAAAAATCTtaacaaatcatttttatttaaggTATATTTTTACCAACAGGTTTACAATATCCAGGAATGGAATTGATGTttgaaaacaataacagatacctTTCATATCTTAAccacaaagttaaaaaaatcaaattcagttcaattttaacaaaatacagGAATGTAATTgaatattgttcaaacaaagatTTGAATGATCAAAATGTCTTAAAGACAATTATAACAATAACagatttcaaaatcagaaacattacaaaatatatttgaatggAATGAAGCATTTCATTGTTGGTCCATGGTTTCAAAACATTGTAAATctaaacaaaaatattcttaaaaacCTTATTCTGCTTTGGAATTGTCAAGTATTTTTTATCCAATTATACAACTTTGAAAAACATCAGAATGCAAAGAACTGGGTAAATGTTATTGAAAATCTCAAAAAAACAGTTGTAATGACTAGTGCAAATGCTTTTTAACTGCCAGcttcaaaaataaataagatttatttataaatgcaGATTTGCATGTTGTAACATGCTAGACTTGTCTGGTTCATAAATagatgaaaaatgtttttttttacaatgttcattaattttttttctctcatgaTGAACAAGCTAGTTGGGTGGGCGTTGGTGAACGATGCACAAGTTCTCGTTCTGGCACTACAACGTTGTTGTAGAAACCGTTATGAACTGGAGTTGTCTTCCCTTCGTCATTATTATTTGATACTACTTGTTGGTTGAGACAGATTTTCTTCATTTGGGGCTCGTCATTATCTTCCAGCTCTTCGTCCAAGTCGGAATCGTCCTCGGCCATGTCCATTTTGTCGGTACGATCCATTTGGTGATCCAGCAGTGGATGCTGCTTCATATCACCATTGAGAATTCCGTGGGAGAGTCCGGAATCTGTGGCCTTTCCGATGAAATTACGGATCTCGGAGAAGTAGGATTCATCCTTTTCATCCAGATCGGGTTCATTGATTGGTGAATCAATAACGTTAGGGCCTTCAGATTCATGTTTCTTTAAATGGCGGTCGAGGTTGGTCTGCTGACCAAAGCATCGGTCACACAGCGGACATTTGAATGGCTTTTCTTTGTTGTGAATGTTTCTAACATGTCGCTGAAGATTGGATGAGATGCTGAAGGAGCGTTCGCagtatttacatttgtatggcTGTTCACCAGTGTGTGTTCTCAGATGGCGAGTCAAATTGGCCGACCTTGGGAAAACTTTTCCGCAGAATTTGCAGGAGTAACGCTCTTTAAGTTTGTTGGCAGGATATGAGAATTGCTCTGGAAACTTGtccatttttaaaattggaGACATGGTCTTGTCCATGTTTTCTGACTTCATCCCATAAGGGCTGATGGGCGAGTTTATGAAAGGTGAACTTGTAATAGGAAATCGTGCATAAGGCATGTACCTAACATTTTCTTGTAGACACTGGCTCAGTTTTTCTTTGTCCATTCGCAGTGTCTGCTCATAAAGAAGCTGGTTGGTAAACTGTGGATAAGCATAGTGAAGTTTTGAAGACTCTGGCGTTGTTACAGCAGCCTTCATTTCTCCAAAAATGTGGGTTTTCCTTGTGTCAATAGGGCTTACTTCCTTTGGAACCTTCTGAGTTAGGTCGAGAGGCTGCTCCCCATGTGTCTCAGGTGATTTCTCCTTCAACTGAACAGGCAGGTCTGGGGAAGACATTGCCGATCTGCTGGACTTTGACAAATCAAAAGGTGTGTCCTGTTCCTCAGCCGTCTTCTCAACAACTGGGCTCCTGGTTGCTGGTGACCGTGGCGACCCTTGGGCGACAGATTCTGGTTGAAATTTAGCTGGGAGAAAAGCAACTGGTCTTGGAGATTCCATCATTGGTTTCTGATGGCGCCGTACACTGCTTTCGCTCTCTGCATCAGAGGCTGAGCTACCATCATGCTCACTAGATGAGCTCAAAGGGGAATCACTTGGTTCTGATccaacagaattttttcggaaGCGTTCTTCTTTGACCATCTCTGGCTCAGCAGATATGGGTCTTGGTGAAACTCTTGGGATGAAAGCTTTTCCTTCTGGACTTGTGGCATGTCCTAGATTGGATGGGTTCGATGGAGACATTGGGCCATTGTTGAGCGAGCCGAACGGCAAATGAGATCCAGGAAACACCGGGTAGGAAGCTCCTAGAGGAGGGTAGAATGGATACGGAGGCCTGTACATGCCCATTAACAAAGCTGGGTTCAATGTACTGGCAGGATTACCGGCGTTGTGCAAACTCATCGGTGAGATCTTTTCAGCAGAGAAGGGCATGTGCATGCCGTTTCGGAGAGCTCCCTCACAGAATCGCTTGTGTTTACTAAGCGAGGTCACTGTAGAGAAAGCCTGTCCACAGTCTTTACATTTGATCTGCTGGC
The nucleotide sequence above comes from Argopecten irradians isolate NY chromosome 1, Ai_NY, whole genome shotgun sequence. Encoded proteins:
- the LOC138319110 gene encoding histone-lysine N-methyltransferase MECOM-like, giving the protein MRSKSIARKLPHDAGNCNETFEPLENNTRTNNDSEEPLNYSPTNQLIINEQADDTDHPPVYIPDDIPIPKQFELKESKNFQGLGVWAKVDIPAGQKFGPFTGILKNEIENTSCAWEIVDEEHNVKGWIDASEPGAGNWMKYIRSTEDHESRNLMAIQIDKQVFYRTVRSINAAEEMLLYTNDSLYPEKDIEHHTTLASFHAKLDQDLGYKCSECNEVFSSAVNLKRHQMMACTKQAQQIQDNNSDLYSRSDEDSTSLHDGDDHMEHDSMEGEFKCEECPRSFQWRSNLIRHQISHDSGKRYNCENCDKIFTDPSNLQRHIRAQHVGARCHACTECGKTFATSSGLKQHQHIHSSVKPFQCEVCLKAYTQFSNLCRHKRMHADCRQQIKCKDCGQAFSTVTSLSKHKRFCEGALRNGMHMPFSAEKISPMSLHNAGNPASTLNPALLMGMYRPPYPFYPPLGASYPVFPGSHLPFGSLNNGPMSPSNPSNLGHATSPEGKAFIPRVSPRPISAEPEMVKEERFRKNSVGSEPSDSPLSSSSEHDGSSASDAESESSVRRHQKPMMESPRPVAFLPAKFQPESVAQGSPRSPATRSPVVEKTAEEQDTPFDLSKSSRSAMSSPDLPVQLKEKSPETHGEQPLDLTQKVPKEVSPIDTRKTHIFGEMKAAVTTPESSKLHYAYPQFTNQLLYEQTLRMDKEKLSQCLQENVRYMPYARFPITSSPFINSPISPYGMKSENMDKTMSPILKMDKFPEQFSYPANKLKERYSCKFCGKVFPRSANLTRHLRTHTGEQPYKCKYCERSFSISSNLQRHVRNIHNKEKPFKCPLCDRCFGQQTNLDRHLKKHESEGPNVIDSPINEPDLDEKDESYFSEIRNFIGKATDSGLSHGILNGDMKQHPLLDHQMDRTDKMDMAEDDSDLDEELEDNDEPQMKKICLNQQVVSNNNDEGKTTPVHNGFYNNVVVPERELVHRSPTPTQLACSS